In the genome of Drosophila yakuba strain Tai18E2 chromosome 3R, Prin_Dyak_Tai18E2_2.1, whole genome shotgun sequence, one region contains:
- the LOC6538794 gene encoding N6-adenosine-methyltransferase MT-A70-like protein: MADAWDIKSLKTKRNTLREKLEKRKKERIEILSDIQEDLTNPKKELVEADLEVQKEVLQTLSSCSLALPIVSTQVVEKIAGSSLEMVNFILGKLANQGAIVIRNVTIGTEAGCEIISVQPKELKEILEDTNDTCQQKEEEAKRKLEVEDGDQPQEKTIKLETNAVRKESTSLDAPDDIMMLLSMPSTREKQSKQVGEEILELLTKPTAKERSVAEKFKSHGGAQVMEFCSHGTKVECLKAQQATAEMAAKKKQERRDEKELHPDVDAGESVTGKVPKTETAAEDGEIIAEAINNCEAESQESTDGSDTSGSETTDKCTKLHFKKIIQAHTDESLGDCSFLNTCFHMATCKYVHYEVDTLPHINTNKPTDVKTKLSLKRSVDSSCTLYPPQWIQCDLRFLDMTVLGKFAVVMADPPWDIHMELPYGTMSDDEMRALGVPALQDDGLIFLWVTGRAMELGRDCLKLWGYERVDELIWVKTNQLQRIIRTGRTGHWLNHGKEHCLVGMKGNPTNLNRGLDCDVIVAEVRATSHKPDEIYGIIERLSPGTRKIELFGRPHNIQPNWITLGNQLDGIRLVDPELITQFQKRYPDGNCMSPASANAASINGIQK, translated from the exons ATGGCAGACGCGTGGGACATAAAGTCGCTTAAGACAAAGCGGAACACGCTTCGCGAGAAGCTGGAAAAGCGCAAGAAGGAGCGCATCGAGATCCTTTCGGACATTCAGGAGGATCTGACGAATCCGAAAAAGGAACTTG TCGAGGCTGACCTGGAGGTACAAAAGGAGGTGCTGCAGACGCTCAGTTCCTGCTCTCTGGCCCTGCCCATCGTATCCACGCAGGTGGTGGAAAAGATAGCCGGCAGCAGCCTGGAGATGGTGAACTTTATACTTGGAAAACTGGCCAACCAGGGTGCCATTGTGATCAGGAACGTGACCATCGGCACAGAGGCTGGCTGCGAAATCATCTCTGTGCAGCCCAAGGAGCTAAAGGAGATCCTGGAGGACACCAACGATACGTGTCAgcaaaaggaggaggaggccaagAGGAAGT TGGAAGTCGAGGATGGTGATCAGCCGCAAGAGAAGACAATCAAACTGGAAACCAATGCAGTACGGAAAGAGTCCACAAGTCTGGATGCTCCGGACGACATTATGATGCTGCTGTCAATGCCTTCCACCCGCGAAAAGCAGAGTAAGCAGGTGGGTGAGGAGATACTTGAGCTGCTAACCAAGCCCACAGCCAAAGAGCGATCCGTGGCTGAGAAGTTCAAGTCCCACGGGGGAGCACAGGTCATGGAGTTTTGCTCCCACGGCACAAAAGTCGAGTGCCTAAAGGCCCAACAAGCCACCGCCGAGATGGCGGCCAAGAAGAAACAAGAACGAAGAGACGAGAAGGAGCTTCACCCGGATGTTGATGCGGGCGAAAGCGTTACCGGGAAAGTACCCAAGACAGAAACTGCAGCGGAGGATGGTGAAATCATCGCGGAAGCTATAAACAATTGCGAGGCCGAGTCGCAGGAATCCACCGATGGCAGTGATACTTCCGGCAGTGAGACAACAGACAAGTGTACCAAACTGCATTTCAAAAAGATCATCCAGGCTCACACAGACGAATCTCTGGGGGACTGCAGCTTTCTTAACACCTGCTTTCACATGGCCACCTGCAAGTACGTGCACTATGAGGTGGACACCCTGCCGCatataaacacaaacaagCCGACGGATGTGAAAACCAAATTGAGCCTCAAGCGCAGCGTAGACTCCAGTTGCACGCTCTATCCGCCGCAATGGATTCAATGCGACCTGCGGTTCTTGGACATGACGGTGCTGGGAAAGTTTGCTGTGGTGATGGCCGATCCTCCTTGGGATATCCACATGGAACTGCCCTACGGCACAATGTCGGACGATGAAATGAGAGCTCTGGGCGTGCCGGCTCTTCAGGATGACGGCTTGATCTTTCTATGGGTCACAGGACGAGCCATGGAACTTGGCCGCGATTGCCTCAAGTTGTGGGGCTATGAGCGCGTGGACGAACTCATCTGGGTAAAGACCAACCAACTGCAGCGGATTATTCGCACTGGACGTACGGGTCACTGGCTAAACCATGGCAAAGAGCACTGCTTGGTGGGCATGAAGGGCAATCCCACAAACCTGAACCGAGGACTCGATTGTGATGTGATTGTGGCGGAGGTGCGGGCCACCTCTCACAAGCCGGATGAGATTTATGGCATTATCGAGCGTCTTAGCCCGGGCACCCGAAAGATCGAGCTCTTTGGGCGTCCGCACAACATCCAACCGAACTGGATAACCCTGGGAAACCAATTGGATGGCATACGACTGGTCGATCCGGAGCTTATTACGCAGTTCCAGAAGCGATATCCAGATGGCAACTGTATGTCGCCTGCTTCTGCCAATGCAGCGTCGATCAATGGAATACAAAAGTAG